A single Meiothermus sp. QL-1 DNA region contains:
- a CDS encoding multidrug efflux SMR transporter: MNGWVLLLLAILAEIVGTTALKASQGFTRPFPSLLVVLGYATAFYFLGLSLKSMPLNIAYAVWSGLGTALIALLGWLVFKEPINAAILLGIALIIGGVMLLNLASRS; encoded by the coding sequence ATGAATGGCTGGGTTTTGTTGTTGCTGGCTATTTTGGCCGAGATCGTGGGCACCACCGCTCTGAAGGCTTCCCAGGGCTTTACCCGGCCCTTTCCATCGTTGCTGGTGGTGCTGGGTTATGCCACGGCCTTCTACTTTTTGGGTTTGAGCCTCAAGAGCATGCCTTTGAACATTGCCTACGCCGTCTGGTCAGGCCTGGGCACAGCGCTCATCGCCTTGCTGGGCTGGTTGGTGTTCAAGGAGCCTATAAACGCGGCAATTCTCCTGGGCATCGCGCTCATCATTGGGGGGGTCATGCTCCTCAATCTGGCCAGCCGGAGCTGA
- a CDS encoding response regulator transcription factor — protein MIRILLADDHALFRQGLKSLLEAEPDFKVMGEAKDGREALRHALEAHPDIILMDIQMPGLDGVQATQEILREWPEARVIVLTMYRQDSYVFEAVKAGARGYLLKDADAKELVEAIRRVHQGEVLLDAEMAEKIIQDFKAKQETPPREHAELTEREVQILKLVAQGYTNLEIANELSLSEKTVRNRLSDIFQKLHLNNRTQAALYALREGLADKPRE, from the coding sequence ATGATTCGCATTCTACTGGCCGACGACCACGCCCTGTTCCGCCAGGGGCTCAAGAGCCTTCTAGAGGCTGAGCCCGACTTCAAGGTCATGGGCGAGGCCAAGGATGGACGTGAAGCGCTGCGCCACGCCCTGGAGGCTCATCCCGACATCATCCTGATGGATATTCAGATGCCCGGCCTCGACGGGGTCCAGGCTACCCAGGAAATCCTCAGGGAGTGGCCCGAGGCCAGGGTTATCGTGCTCACCATGTATCGTCAGGACAGCTACGTCTTTGAAGCGGTCAAGGCTGGAGCAAGGGGATACCTGCTCAAGGATGCCGATGCGAAGGAACTGGTCGAGGCCATCCGGCGGGTTCACCAAGGCGAGGTGCTCCTGGATGCCGAGATGGCCGAGAAGATTATCCAAGACTTCAAGGCCAAGCAGGAAACACCTCCCAGGGAGCATGCCGAGCTGACCGAACGGGAGGTGCAGATCCTGAAGCTGGTGGCCCAGGGCTATACCAACCTGGAGATTGCCAACGAGCTCTCCTTGTCAGAAAAAACCGTGCGCAACCGCCTTAGCGACATCTTCCAGAAACTCCATCTCAACAACCGAACCCAGGCCGCCCTCTACGCCCTGCGGGAGGGGCTGGCGGACAAGCCCCGGGAATGA